From a single Tachypleus tridentatus isolate NWPU-2018 chromosome 6, ASM421037v1, whole genome shotgun sequence genomic region:
- the LOC143253681 gene encoding uncharacterized protein LOC143253681 isoform X1: protein MSERVVSQSRQESHRRVMEMKKVTEKHLLCAVIFQLLTHLSRNDLPYVSAVGTSVGKLSSSLSVRLRCINPVQPRVTDDMTADRGVYFLYRCRFCERTYGYQMTKRRVVFLSSRISRNSPKSL from the exons ATGAGTGAACGTGTTGTATCACAGAGCAGACAGGAATCACATCGTCGGGTAATGGAAATGAAGAAGGTGACAGAGAAACATTTGTTATGTGCAGTCATTTTCCAATTACTAACTCATCTGTCAAGAAATGACTTGCCTTATGTCTCAGCTGTCGGCACTTCTGTTGGAAAACTTTCTTCGTCTTTGTCGGTACGACTACGTTGTATTAACCCCGTACAGCCGCGAGTCACGGATGACATGACTGCCGATCGGGGCGTTTACTTTTTATATCGATGCCGCTTCTGCGAACGAACATACGGCTACCAGATGACGAAGAGAAGG gtggttttcttgtcatcaagaatttctagaaactctcctaaAAGCTTATAA
- the LOC143253681 gene encoding uncharacterized protein LOC143253681 isoform X2 encodes MSERVVSQSRQESHRRVMEMKKVTEKHLLCAVIFQLLTHLSRNDLPYVSAVGTSVGKLSSSLSVRLRCINPVQPRVTDDMTADRGVYFLYRCRFCERTYGYQMTKRRNSDYRTYHCYV; translated from the exons ATGAGTGAACGTGTTGTATCACAGAGCAGACAGGAATCACATCGTCGGGTAATGGAAATGAAGAAGGTGACAGAGAAACATTTGTTATGTGCAGTCATTTTCCAATTACTAACTCATCTGTCAAGAAATGACTTGCCTTATGTCTCAGCTGTCGGCACTTCTGTTGGAAAACTTTCTTCGTCTTTGTCGGTACGACTACGTTGTATTAACCCCGTACAGCCGCGAGTCACGGATGACATGACTGCCGATCGGGGCGTTTACTTTTTATATCGATGCCGCTTCTGCGAACGAACATACGGCTACCAGATGACGAAGAGAAGG aaCTCTGATTATCGGACGTATCACTGTTATGTGTGA